GGCGGTCTCGCCGTCCGTTGCGGTGACGGCGAGTGCACCCTGTCCCGGTGCTGGGACGAAGGTTCCGGTGGGAAGCTCCTGTGCGTCGACGTAGTGGTCGAGACCGCTGCGCACCAGTCCTGCCTGTGCGAGGACGATGGCGTCGTACTCCGTTTCGACCTCACGGCCGAGTGCCTGCTTTTCGAGTTCCGAGAGCCCGTCGAACCACTCGTCGACAGTCTGGTCGAACTCGGGCTCGAAGTCCTCCTCACCAGTATTCCCTTTCCGCTCTTTGTCGGCCTCGCTGCGCTCTTCGTGTTCGGCCTGCAGCGACGGCGCGAGGAGCTTCTCGAGTCGGGTGTCGACGTTTCCGCGCAGTGGCTCGACGGTGAGGTCGGGCCGCTCAGAGAGCAGTTGCGCGCGCCGGCGGAGACTCGAAGTACCGACAGTTGCGCCCTGTGGAAGCTCCTCGAGTGTGGCTCCCTCGGGCGTGATCAGGTAGTCACCGGGACGGCCGCGTTCCGGCACGGCCGCGGTGACGAGGTCGTCGGGCTGTTCGGTCGGCATGTCCTTCATCGAGTGAATCGCGCCGTCGAGGTCGCCCTCGAGTACGCGTTCGTCGAGTTCACGGACGAAGGCGCCGGTCTTGCCGAGGCGGTGGATGAGTTCGTCTCGGATCTGGTCGCCTGTGGTCTCAACGGTGACGAGTTCGACCTCGTACCGACGGTTTTCCAGGGCCTCCTTGACGAGTGTGGCCTGCCGCCGGGCGAGAGTGGATCCCCGTGTCGCCAGTCGCAACGTCCCACGCGTTCTCATAGTAGGTAATCCTCGCCTGAGGTATGAAAAGCGCACGCTTGTCGGCCGACTCACCGCGAACCCGTGCTCGGTGTACTCTCGTGCTTCCGAAGTGGGGTTCATCTGCCGGCGATCGGCTGTGGTCGGCCACTCCACCGTCATGTATGTTATCAATAGACATACTTTTTGACTAATATATTCGGGACGGGGTTTATTCACTTCACCAGAGAACCCGTACACGATGACAGACACGCTGTACGACCGACTCGGCGGAGCGGACGCGATCGGTGCCGTCGTCGACGAGTTCTACGACCGCGTCGTGGCCGACGAGCAGGTCGCACACTTCTTCGACGACGTGGACATGCAGAAACAGCGCACCCACCAGGCCCAGTTCATCAGTTCGGTCGCGGGCGGGCCAGTCGAGTACACCGGCGGCGAGATGGAAGCCGTTCACGACGGGATGGGAATCGACCACGACGAGTTTGACGCCATCGCGACGCACCTCAACGACGCGCTACTCGAGTTCGACGTCGACGACGACGACCGCGAGGCTGTTCTCGAGGCAATCGAGAGCTACCGGGAGCCGATCGTCGTCGCAGCGGACTGACCCTGCAACTGTGACTGTGGTTCATTCCGACGGCTCACTCACCGCCGAGACCGATCTCTTGGCGTCGCCTTCGCAGGTAATACCCCGCAACGAGCGGCTGCAACGGTGCGACCGAGAGGCTCAGAAACGCGAGCCCCAGGTAGACGCCCGGATTCGGTCGCCACGAGTTCGACTGGGTGCAGACGTAGGCCGCATCCTGGTGGATCGCTACCGGAAACGCGCCCACAGCGATCGCACCTGCGAGTCCGAGCGCGGCGGCGACGACGCCCGGAATCGCGAGCAGGAACGCCACGACTGCCGCGGTGAGACCGGCTACCGACGTCACCAGCGAGGCCGCGACGACCAGCCACCAACCCGCCCACCCCGGCGGCGTCCCGAAACGCCTGTGCCGGCGCGCGAGATAGACGACGCCCGCCACCGGTGCCCAGACGAGCGCGAAAAGACCGTTGAGCCACGGGTGCGGTCGCCAGTTTCCGCTCGCCTTTGGACGCCGCCGAACCCGTTTCGCGTCCAGCACGAGCGCCGCTGCGAGTGCCACCGTCAGTACTGTATAGCCGAACGTCCCAACGAGAAAGAGCCCAAAGTCGAGTCCAGGGAGGGGGTACTCGAGTTCCTGGAGCACGCCGACGATGCCGACGCCGATTACAGGTGGGAAGAGATAGAGGAGGCGCTCGACGACCCGTGCCCAGTCGAGTCCGTCTACGATCGGCGACACCTGCGAGAGCGAACGATGCCCGGCCTCATAACAGTTCGTCGTTTCCGTTTCGTCTGGTCGCGGCCGGTTTTGAGGGGGTCGACGCTATAGCGCGTGTTTGTACGCTTCGAGTGTTTCCTCGACGTCTGCCTCAGTGTGACCGTAGCTGACGAACTGGCACTCGAACTGGTTCTGTGAGAGGAAGACCTCCTGTGCTTTCATCTGGCCCCAGAAGACACGCCGCCAGCGGTCCGTCTCGGCGTTCTTCACGTCGGCCGCGTTTTTGGGTGCCTCGCCGTCGCGCGTGAAGATCACCTTGAACATGCTGTCGGTGCCCGCGACCGTGTACTCGGGGGCCTGATCGGCGACGATGTCTGCGAGTCCCGACCGCAACTGGTCGCCCAGCGTGTTGACGTGGTCGTAGACGTTGTTCGCCGCTGCGAACTGGAGCGTCTCGAGTCCGGCCGCCATCGTGACGGGGTGGCCGGAGAAGGTGCCGGCCTGGAAGACGGGGCCGGAGGGGGCCAGTTGCTCCATGATTTCTGCGCGGCCGCCGAGCGCGCCGACGGGGAAGCCGCCGCCGATGACCTTGCCGAACGTCGTCAGATCGGGCGTGACGCCGAACTCGCTCTGAGCGCAGCCGAGGCCGCCGACGCGGAAGCCGGTGATCACTTCGTCGAAGATGAGCAGGGAGCCGTGTTCGTCGGTGATCTCGCGCAAGAAGTCGTGGTAGCCGTCGTCGGGGTCGACGATCCCGTAGTTGGCGAGAATCGGTTCGGTCATGACGGCGGCGATGTCGTCGCCGTGTTTCTCGAACGCCTCGCGAACGGCGTCCTCGTCGTTGAACGGCACCGGAATCGTGTGCTCGGCGACCGACTGCGGGACGCCGGCCGAGGAGGGTGCGACGCTCTCTACGTCGCCCTCGACCAGCGTCGAGTCCTGGGCACCGTGGTAGCCGCCCTGATTGACGATGATCTTGTTTCGGCCGGTATAGCCGCGCGCGAGGCGGACGGCCGAGGTGGTCGCCTCGGTGCCGGAGTTGACGAACCGGATCTTCTCGACGCTCGGGACGTGGCGCACGACGAACTCGGCGAGGTCGACCTCGATTTCGGTCGGCGTGCCGTACATCGGTCCCTCGCTGGCGTTCTGCTGGATGCCAGCCTGGACGGATTCGGGGAGGTTGTGTCCAAGCAGCAGCGGGCCGAGACCCATTACCCAGTCGATGTAGCGGTTGCCGTCGGCGTCGATGACGTGGCCGCGGTCGCCCTTCTGGACGAAGAACGGGTAGGGCTCGATCGCGGCGCGGACGGCGGAGTTTACGCCGCCGGGCATTACCGAGAGCGCTCGATCGTACAGCGCGCGCGAGTTGTCGTCGTTCATGCGCGGGTCTAGGGAACGGGACGGCAAAGTAGTACCGAGGTTCGCCTGCGATGTGTCCGGTAGCAGCTGGTGTCTGTCTATCCCGTCTGAACCGGTTGCACCCGGTCGGTAGCCGACTCAGCGCCCCTTCCGCTCGGACTGACGCCGCCGAATTGTCTGTGCTACGTCTGCGTAGTTCGGGACGCCTTGCAACTGTAGGTCACCGCCCAGACTGAAGCCGCTCGGCGTCACTGTGTGTGAAACCGTGATCGTGCCGTATCCACGACTGCGGCTGAACGATGTCGTCTTGGTCTGGAGCCCGCTTACGTCTTCCACCCACGTTTCGTTCGTCGTTCTGGTCGTCATCCCGGTTGAGACGATGATTCGACGGTCAGTGACGAGATATCGCTGATAGGTGCGCTGGTACCAGACGTACCCCACGAGCAGGACGCCTGGAACGAGTGTCAGGAGCCCGACCGCGACCTCGACGAGACTAAGGAGGAGCCCCAGCCCGACGAACATGCCCGCAAGCGCGAGGTAGCCGGTCCACCCCCACCACGTCGGCCGCGTGTCGACCAGCACCGTTTCGTCGTCGAGCAGGTACGACTCATCCTTCGAACTGGAACCGGAACCGCTGTCCGTCCTCGACTGCACTGTTTCGCCCTCCTTGTGCTCGTCCCTCTTCGTTTCCTCGTACTCCACCGTCGACCGGTTCCCACGTTGACTCATTCAGCACCTAGCTTCGAGAGATGCATGATAAATGCAATCATCCGTGATGACAGTCACTAGATCTAACACATACCGTTCACAGACAAGAACTCGCACGTACAGGCACCTCCCGGTCGTCCTCTTGCTTACTCGAGTGCAGCTGCCATCATACGATCACACCTGCGGAAAACCAATCTGTCCACCGACACACCACTCATCACACGACGTCTTCACACTGGTCAGCGCAGTCGTTCCGCAACGTCCTCAGCGAAGTAGGTCAGAATCAGATCCGCGCCCGCCCGCTTGATCGAGAGCAGGGACTCGAGTGCAACCTCTTCTAGGTCGAGCCAGCCCTTCTCGGCGGCGGCGTGGAGCATGGCGTACTCGCCGGAGACGTTGTAGGCGGCGACGGGGTGGTCGAACTCCTGGCGGATGTCGCGGACGATGTCCAGGTAGGGAAGGGCGGGTTTGACCATAAGTACGTCTGCGCCCGCGTCGGCGTCGAGACGGACTTCGCGCAGCGCTTCGCGCGAATTCGCGGGGTCCATCTGGTAGTGGCGGCGGTTGCCGAAGGCGGGTGCGCCGTCGGCGGCGTCCCGGAACGGGCCGTAGAAGGCGCTCTCGTACTTCGCGGCGTAGCTCATGATGGGGACATCGTGGAAGCCTTCGTCGTCTAACCCCTCGCGGAGCGCGCCAACCATCCCGTCGGTCATGCTACTCGGCGCGACCATGTCTGCGCCCGCTTTGGCGTGGGAGACTGCTGTTTTTCGGAGCGAGGTGAGGGTGGCGTCGTTGTCGACAGTCAACGAGGGATCTGGCGTCTCGCACTCGCCGTGACGGAGGTCGGGTTCGAGCGTGCCGCAGTGGCCGTGTTTGGTGTACTCACAGAGGCAGACGTCAGTAATCACGTAGGCGTCCGTCTCGGCGGTGATCCGCCGAGTCGCCTCCTGTATCACGCCGTCGTCGGCCCAGGCGCGCGTTCCCGTCGCGTCCTTGGACTCGGGGATGCCAAAGAGCATGATGGCTTCGACGCCGGTATCGAGTACTTCCTCGACGCGCGCGACGCTCTCTTCGATCGGGACGCGCTCGTGGCCGGGCATCGACTCGATCTGCTGGCGCGTCGTCGCCGTCGCGTCGATGAACACCGGCGCGATGAGATCCGCCGGCTCGAGGCTCGTTTCGCTGACGAGCCCACGTATCCGGTCTTGCCGGAGCCGACGCGGACGGTGTGTAAGATCCATACTTGCGTTATTGACGGCATACGCAAAAGCGGTGCGTTCACGATCCGTCGGGTTCAGTGAAAGATTGGTTTGAGCTAGCGGCCGATTTATACTACCTTCCCAACATGTCTGCGGATGGACCGCCGTCCCGGTCACCGCTCTCGCCGCCGCTTTCTCTGAACAACTCCCGCGCCGTCGATTCCACAGTTTCCGAAACACACTCCCGCTCTTCGATGACGACGACATCGACCGCGTCGTCCTCGAAACGGATCGCGGAACGGCACTCCGCTGGTTCGGCTACGAGGAGATCACGCGAACGGTTTCCTACAAGGAGACCGTGTTCGAGGTGACGGGTGTACTCGAGTCCGACTGATGGCTCCCACTCTCCGGCTCTCACCCGCATCGGTCCGCTTAGACTACCGACTCCACACCCTCGAACGCCGCAGCGATACGATCTTGGGCCTCGACTTCGGCGTCGTCACCAGCCACCGACAACACCAGCGCCACCTTCAACCGCGCCTTCCACGCCGGCAGATCGCCACCCGAAATCGCACCCACCTCGCGGAGCGTCTGTCCACCACCCGGCCCACCGTACAACCCCGCCGCCTCACCCGCGTAACACCGTGAGGTCAGGACTACGGGGAGGCCGTCGTCGATGGCGGACTCGAGTACACTCCCCAACTCACCGGTCGCGTTCCCGAGCCCAGTGCCGGCGAGGACGATGGCGTCGGGAGCGGCGGTGGACTCGAGTGCCCGTTTGATCTGTCGGCCGTCGACGCCCATCGCGTTCGTCACGATATCGACACGGATGTCGGGGTCAATTCGCGCGCCGGCGTCCGGAATTGCTGACGCGTCGGTGTAGCTGCGTGGTTCGCGAAACGTTCGGAGGCCGTTGGGGGTCAGTTCGGCGACCGGTCCCGCGCCGGGTGAGGCAAACGTCTCGAGTTTGCTGGTGTGTGATTTGACGACCCAGCGGGCGGCGTGGATGGTGTCGTTGAACGCGAGGTAGCTACCGGTCTCGAATCGGTCGTCGACGGCGGCACGAACGGCGGTGAGCAGGTTCGAGGGGCCGTCGGTCCCCTCCTGGTCGAACGGGCGCTGTGCGCCGGTGAAGACGACCGGCACGTTGGCGGTGGTGACGAGGTCGAGGTAGTACGCCGATTCGGCCATTGTGTCGGTCCCGTGAGTGACGACGACACCGGTGACGTCTTCATCGGCCGCACGCTCGGCGGCGTCGACGATATCGGTTGCGTTCTCGACGGTTATCTGGAATCCGGATCGCTGACAGACGGTTTCGACGTCGAGGCTGGCGTAATCGGTGAGCTCCGGGACGGCGTCGAGAAGGTCTTCTCCCGACACCGACGGTGTCTTGCCGCTCGTCTCGTTGTCATCACCGGTGCTCGCGATGGTGCCGCCGGTGCTGATGACTCTGACGTGTGGTTTTGAGTGGGACTGTGTCTGTGACTGTGACGATCGTGACGTCGAATCCGTCGCTGGCATACGCGTGTGCTCGACTCCCAGGGTGAAGGGTCTTCTCGCTCGACGGAACCTTGCTGCGAAGCGACATTGTGCTTTGTTGTCGCTTGCACAACCTGGGGGCGCTGGCTGCCGGGACCAATACCCTCATCTGTCAGCATCGGTGACGAACGGGTGAACGATCAGAACGACGATGGCGAGGAATTCGATGCGATCGACACGGAGATGGCTCGTTGGTGGCGAATGAGACGCTGGCGATACAGCGAGACAGTGCTCGCGCTGTGTACACTCGCGTTCTTCGCGACGATGGTTGGCCGGTTGGCGATCAGTCCGGTCTTGCCGATGATCACTGAGGACTTCGATGTCACCAACTCGGTCGTTGGCGTCGCGATGACCGGGATGTGGATGGCCTACTTCCTCTCGCAGTATCCGAGCGGGATCTTCGCAGACCGCTACGGCGAGCGACCGATCATTCTGATCGCCGTCGGCGGGACGGCAGTGACGAGTCTCTTTCTCGCACTGTCGCCCTTCTTCGCGGTGTTCGTTTTCGGAACGATTGCACTGGGTGCCGTCGCCGGCCTCCACTATAGTGTCGCGACGACGCTTCTGACCCGGACCTACGACGATATCGGTGCTGCCATCGGGGTTCACAACAGCGGTGGCCCCGCTGCGGGTCTCGTCGCACCGCCGATCGCTGGCTGGGTCGGTGTCACCTACGGCTGGCGAGCGGCCGTCGCAATCGCCGTTCCCATCGCGATTCTGGTCTACGTGCTATTCTCCCGGTTTATCGACCCAACAGAGCCTCGGCGACCGAACCAGTCCATGCAGGAACGCGTCGACGTCGGGGCGATCACGGACCTCCTCTCGCGGCCGAAGATTGCGTTCCCAATCTGTCTCGCCATCGCCGCGGCGTTCGTCTGGCAGGCAACCTCAACCTTCCTCCCCACGTTCCTCACCGAACACCGAGAGCAGTCGACCGAACTTGCAGCTGTCGTCTTCGCGAGCTACTTCGTCGTGCAGGCAATCACGCAGGTTGGTGTCGGCGCCGTCTCGGACCGCGTCGGGCGTGACTTCGCGACGGCTGGCTGTCTGCTCCTTGCGGGAGTCGGCTTCGTGATTTTCGTCGTTGGTCCCGGATTCGAAGCCGTCGTCGTCGGAGTGGTACTGGTCGGAACCGGTCTCGGCTGGGGAGCAGCGCTTCTCCCGCGGTTTATGGATGTCCTCTCTGACGAGGAACGCGGTGCCGGATTCGGACTCATCCGCACGGTGTACGGCTTCATCGGCGCGCTCGGTTCGGTCGCGACCGGGCTGTTTGCCGACCTCTTTGGCTGGGGGGTTGCATTCCTCGTGTTGGCTGGCCTTCTCGGACTTGGGTTCTGTGCGATTCTGGTCAACTGGCTGTTCTCGCTCGGGTATTGATTGCGATGTGCCGTGTCGCGCTGGATCCCTTGGTACTCTCAGTTGGTGGCTACGTGGCTATCGGCTATCGACTCATCGTCGATGAGCGGGAGAGCCGCGGTTGCACGGACGTACACAAGTCCGTACTTTTAAGTGCGCATCTATCGTCTCAACTGTTAGCAATGGCCATAGATCCACAGTTCCACGAAAACCGCGAGCAGGTCGACGAGCACAAGGGCCACGTCGTCTGGGGTCCCGTCGACGAACCCGAAGAACTCGGGATCCACGGCACCCACGTCGCCGTCGACTTCGACCTCTGTATCGCCGACGGTGCCTGTCTCGAGGACTGTCCCGTTGACGTCTTCGAATGGGTCGAGACCCCCGGTCACCCCGAGAGTGAGGAGAAAGCAGACCCCACCCACGAAGCCCAGTGTATCGACTGCATGCTCTGTGTAGACGTCTGTCCGGTCGACGCGATCGACGTCGACGCCGGACGAACGGCCTAATCTCTGCAGTGTCTCCCGTGAAGCGTGCCGATCGCGAAAGATTTGAACGATAATCCGTGACCGACGATACGTATTCGTCGACTGCGCTCGAGCTTATTCTGCGCGATCGACGTCGACTTTCTCTTTGAGGTTTTCGAGCCCGTCGGCTTCCGCGAGCTCTTGCAGGCGCTCCCGGAAGTGTTCCTCACAGAGACCGACTTTGAGGCCGCCCGACTCCGCGGCAAAGGCGGCCTCGCGGTCACAGTAGTGACAGTTCATACACAGCCGTTGGAGCCACGAGGCATTGAACCCTCCGCTCCCGGCTAGTCCGTCTGTCTTTCTGCGGTCAGTCCCAACTGGTCAAATTCAACCTTCGACAGTCCTGCAACGCCGAGTTCCGCCTCGTGTGCGTCGGTGCCACCAGTCGCGAGTAGGTCGTTGCGATCGATCGCTCGCTCTACTGGTTCGAGATCGACCGTTCGACCGTAGGGGTACGAGAGTTCGACCGCATCGAGATCCGCTGCGTGCGACAGCGCGTGCTCCGGGTTCGGATACCGAAGCGGGTGAGCGAGCGACACGACCTGTGCAGCCTCGCCGAGAATCCGTCGCCCCTTCTCGAACGAGGGAATCTCCCGTGCAACGAAACAGGGGCCGTCGTTCCCGATGAGCCGATCGAAGGCATCCTCGTAGTCGTACTCAGTTTCGGGATGAGCGTCGATCGCGCGGGCGACGTGCGGGCGGCCAAAGCCGTCCGTCACAGTGACGCCGAGGTCGATCCCCAGTTCATCCTCGACGTTGTCGACGATCGCCTGTCCGCGCTTGATGCGGTTCTCCTGAATCCCAGCCGTCAGGGACTCGAGTTCCGCTGTCGGTTCGATCCCGTATGCGAGCAGATCGACGCGCTGACTCGGCGTGTCGCCGTCGCCCTGAATCTCGACGCGGAGTTCGATGCCGTTGACGAGAGTGATACCATCGCGCTCGCACATGGGTTCGTCGAACGGCTGAAGCCGGTCGTGGTCGGTGATCGCGACGACGCGGAGGTCCGCTCGGGCGGCCGCGTCGGGGACGGCCTCGAGTTCGAGACTACCGTCCGATCGCGTTGTGTGGACGTGCAGATCGGCGTAAGGCATTGGTCTGGCTCATCCGAGCAGTTCCGTCGGTAAAGGCGTTTTCAGTGGCGATGATGGGCATCGCTGGCAGCTTCGCGGCTAACCCGCACGCCAGTTGAACCCATTCTAGCGATATTAGGTCTTGGGTGAGGCTAGTAATCCATTATGGACAATGTTTATAATTATCGTTCACGCACTATAGGGTGTAATGCTTCCAACCGGCACCGCCGAGGTCATCGACGACCACGAGTACCCCGCAACGACCGAGGAACTGATCGAGGACTGTGGCGACCGCACCCTCGAACTCCCAAACGGCTCCGAGACGGTTGGCGACGTACTCGCGCGTCTCGAATCCGAAACGTTCGAATCGGCGGATGACGCTCAACTCGCCGTCTACTCCGCGGTGAGCAACAAGGCCGTTGGCCGCGTCGGCTACAGCGACCGCGACCCAACACCGGTCGGCAGTCCGTACTCGCCGGACGCGGTTTCCTTCTGAGGTCGGCCTGTTCGATTCTCTTCTTGGCTGTTGCGCAACTACTCGATCGACGGAGAGTCATCGACCGCGCGCAGAGCAGTCGTTCAGTCGTTCAGTCGTTCAGCCGTTCAGCACCCCAGCACTCCAGCCGCTCAGTAATCAGTCCAGAAAATCGACCGCCCCGGCCAACTCGAGTGGCACCGATCCTTTCCGGTAGCCTTCGACTCGGCCGTTCGGGCGTGCGCGGTAAACGACAGCGGGACGGTGTCGGACGTCGGGTCGTTCGCCGCGAACCGCAGCCCAGGCGTCGTCACGGAAACTCGTACAGTCGACGAAGAGCACTGCGCCGCCGCCGTGTTCGGCGAGTTGGCCGTTCGTCTTCGTCTCCGCAGTATCGCGTACTGCTGCGAC
The DNA window shown above is from Natrialba magadii ATCC 43099 and carries:
- a CDS encoding DUF6757 family protein, which encodes MNCHYCDREAAFAAESGGLKVGLCEEHFRERLQELAEADGLENLKEKVDVDRAE
- a CDS encoding MFS transporter, which translates into the protein MNDQNDDGEEFDAIDTEMARWWRMRRWRYSETVLALCTLAFFATMVGRLAISPVLPMITEDFDVTNSVVGVAMTGMWMAYFLSQYPSGIFADRYGERPIILIAVGGTAVTSLFLALSPFFAVFVFGTIALGAVAGLHYSVATTLLTRTYDDIGAAIGVHNSGGPAAGLVAPPIAGWVGVTYGWRAAVAIAVPIAILVYVLFSRFIDPTEPRRPNQSMQERVDVGAITDLLSRPKIAFPICLAIAAAFVWQATSTFLPTFLTEHREQSTELAAVVFASYFVVQAITQVGVGAVSDRVGRDFATAGCLLLAGVGFVIFVVGPGFEAVVVGVVLVGTGLGWGAALLPRFMDVLSDEERGAGFGLIRTVYGFIGALGSVATGLFADLFGWGVAFLVLAGLLGLGFCAILVNWLFSLGY
- a CDS encoding PHP domain-containing protein, coding for MPYADLHVHTTRSDGSLELEAVPDAAARADLRVVAITDHDRLQPFDEPMCERDGITLVNGIELRVEIQGDGDTPSQRVDLLAYGIEPTAELESLTAGIQENRIKRGQAIVDNVEDELGIDLGVTVTDGFGRPHVARAIDAHPETEYDYEDAFDRLIGNDGPCFVAREIPSFEKGRRILGEAAQVVSLAHPLRYPNPEHALSHAADLDAVELSYPYGRTVDLEPVERAIDRNDLLATGGTDAHEAELGVAGLSKVEFDQLGLTAERQTD
- a CDS encoding PH domain-containing protein, producing the protein MSQRGNRSTVEYEETKRDEHKEGETVQSRTDSGSGSSSKDESYLLDDETVLVDTRPTWWGWTGYLALAGMFVGLGLLLSLVEVAVGLLTLVPGVLLVGYVWYQRTYQRYLVTDRRIIVSTGMTTRTTNETWVEDVSGLQTKTTSFSRSRGYGTITVSHTVTPSGFSLGGDLQLQGVPNYADVAQTIRRRQSERKGR
- the hemB gene encoding porphobilinogen synthase, with protein sequence MDLTHRPRRLRQDRIRGLVSETSLEPADLIAPVFIDATATTRQQIESMPGHERVPIEESVARVEEVLDTGVEAIMLFGIPESKDATGTRAWADDGVIQEATRRITAETDAYVITDVCLCEYTKHGHCGTLEPDLRHGECETPDPSLTVDNDATLTSLRKTAVSHAKAGADMVAPSSMTDGMVGALREGLDDEGFHDVPIMSYAAKYESAFYGPFRDAADGAPAFGNRRHYQMDPANSREALREVRLDADAGADVLMVKPALPYLDIVRDIRQEFDHPVAAYNVSGEYAMLHAAAEKGWLDLEEVALESLLSIKRAGADLILTYFAEDVAERLR
- a CDS encoding 4Fe-4S dicluster domain-containing protein, producing the protein MAIDPQFHENREQVDEHKGHVVWGPVDEPEELGIHGTHVAVDFDLCIADGACLEDCPVDVFEWVETPGHPESEEKADPTHEAQCIDCMLCVDVCPVDAIDVDAGRTA
- the hemC gene encoding hydroxymethylbilane synthase, which produces MRTRGTLRLATRGSTLARRQATLVKEALENRRYEVELVTVETTGDQIRDELIHRLGKTGAFVRELDERVLEGDLDGAIHSMKDMPTEQPDDLVTAAVPERGRPGDYLITPEGATLEELPQGATVGTSSLRRRAQLLSERPDLTVEPLRGNVDTRLEKLLAPSLQAEHEERSEADKERKGNTGEEDFEPEFDQTVDEWFDGLSELEKQALGREVETEYDAIVLAQAGLVRSGLDHYVDAQELPTGTFVPAPGQGALAVTATDGETATEIQSAIDHPRSRVETTVERTVLAELGGGCIAPIGIYAIVQGEYVHATVSVFNRDGEESVAATRDLPVENHATAAREFAQDLADRGAAELIENARKETESESEPSQEDQPEGK
- a CDS encoding group I truncated hemoglobin; the encoded protein is MTDTLYDRLGGADAIGAVVDEFYDRVVADEQVAHFFDDVDMQKQRTHQAQFISSVAGGPVEYTGGEMEAVHDGMGIDHDEFDAIATHLNDALLEFDVDDDDREAVLEAIESYREPIVVAAD
- a CDS encoding DUF5789 family protein encodes the protein MLPTGTAEVIDDHEYPATTEELIEDCGDRTLELPNGSETVGDVLARLESETFESADDAQLAVYSAVSNKAVGRVGYSDRDPTPVGSPYSPDAVSF
- the hemL gene encoding glutamate-1-semialdehyde 2,1-aminomutase, which produces MNDDNSRALYDRALSVMPGGVNSAVRAAIEPYPFFVQKGDRGHVIDADGNRYIDWVMGLGPLLLGHNLPESVQAGIQQNASEGPMYGTPTEIEVDLAEFVVRHVPSVEKIRFVNSGTEATTSAVRLARGYTGRNKIIVNQGGYHGAQDSTLVEGDVESVAPSSAGVPQSVAEHTIPVPFNDEDAVREAFEKHGDDIAAVMTEPILANYGIVDPDDGYHDFLREITDEHGSLLIFDEVITGFRVGGLGCAQSEFGVTPDLTTFGKVIGGGFPVGALGGRAEIMEQLAPSGPVFQAGTFSGHPVTMAAGLETLQFAAANNVYDHVNTLGDQLRSGLADIVADQAPEYTVAGTDSMFKVIFTRDGEAPKNAADVKNAETDRWRRVFWGQMKAQEVFLSQNQFECQFVSYGHTEADVEETLEAYKHAL
- a CDS encoding asparaginase encodes the protein MPATDSTSRSSQSQTQSHSKPHVRVISTGGTIASTGDDNETSGKTPSVSGEDLLDAVPELTDYASLDVETVCQRSGFQITVENATDIVDAAERAADEDVTGVVVTHGTDTMAESAYYLDLVTTANVPVVFTGAQRPFDQEGTDGPSNLLTAVRAAVDDRFETGSYLAFNDTIHAARWVVKSHTSKLETFASPGAGPVAELTPNGLRTFREPRSYTDASAIPDAGARIDPDIRVDIVTNAMGVDGRQIKRALESTAAPDAIVLAGTGLGNATGELGSVLESAIDDGLPVVLTSRCYAGEAAGLYGGPGGGQTLREVGAISGGDLPAWKARLKVALVLSVAGDDAEVEAQDRIAAAFEGVESVV